A stretch of the Planifilum fulgidum genome encodes the following:
- a CDS encoding VOC family protein, with protein MKVKGFNHVTIRVSDLEKSLGFYRDLLGMKLVHRGRTDAYLEWGTAWVALVEKKAQAGDQGGNSGFGVDHVAFSIDEEDFDEAARRLEESGVRIVRGPVRRGVGRSINFLDPDGTQLELHTSNLQERMTVWS; from the coding sequence GTGAAGGTGAAAGGTTTCAATCACGTGACGATTCGCGTGTCGGATCTGGAAAAATCCCTGGGTTTTTACCGGGATCTGCTCGGGATGAAGCTGGTTCACCGGGGAAGGACCGATGCCTACCTGGAATGGGGAACGGCCTGGGTCGCCCTGGTGGAGAAGAAGGCGCAGGCCGGGGATCAAGGCGGGAATTCCGGCTTCGGCGTCGATCACGTCGCCTTCTCCATCGATGAGGAGGACTTCGATGAGGCGGCCCGCCGGCTGGAGGAGTCCGGGGTTCGCATCGTTCGGGGGCCCGTGCGCCGGGGCGTCGGCCGCTCCATCAACTTTTTGGATCCCGACGGAACCCAGCTGGAATTGCACACCAGCAACCTGCAGGAGCGGATGACGGTCTGGTCGTGA
- a CDS encoding PrsW family glutamic-type intramembrane protease, whose protein sequence is MQNFRLRLREILDRLQEKWLQWKASHPGWIRAYTVFSMVSLLVFLLSLFFFEDARKIFVQFLWSLYLLWQFWILARSKTFTWKTYSAFFLVGAWVIPFITQGFVAIIHLLFGGEPSDWWSIAVVTPIVEEIFKLLPLFVYLWLSRRATALSLSDYALIGAAVGGGFQMMEEVARRLASGKIWGYGFSIWDGQVIHWEFFDLFPGYFESSYFATEMMSGHAVITALTALGVGLGIRWRRKGGRAFLLVPLFLLFWAVLDHAVWNDSGGDLPEWINKLHDALGSGYYAEPALLILLALGIFLDYRDMNRIGDRLPRLPGERVIHPFGELRHLFWAFLADPRLLAQSLLFVQDRKQLAFSLLGAETVFDKGYKRKREEALSRGLDRHREQMLAIIGTFALLGLVLTVVIAGAAASAETACFACLFDSLANWWEGLDGWEQGLIFLGALALGWWLFGGLQLAFTILTTLISIAENGHAIARFLRNPLAETRTWWNQWSRLTPAQRLQVAASTLLSAALHRFGGAAIKKTIRFAKRHYNSVFRADNDFYSKTRPSQSGKTEIPKAHLDEMGNLIPANPNGRASITEHILNINKHDSPYISTTSEQGISKRYGKQRIQIDLDKLQEAISKGEVQAEIIGQDRIIQELKQSLEMKKQELNQLIQRENYSKRRYDKLIESIIKLENAIENTRRDKEILIKGIVPNRFISGPENLN, encoded by the coding sequence ATGCAAAATTTTCGCCTGCGGCTGAGAGAAATATTGGACCGGCTTCAGGAAAAGTGGCTGCAGTGGAAAGCTTCTCATCCGGGATGGATTCGCGCTTATACGGTCTTTTCCATGGTTTCTCTGCTTGTCTTTCTCTTGAGCCTCTTCTTTTTTGAGGACGCGCGCAAGATTTTCGTCCAATTTTTGTGGAGCCTTTATCTGTTGTGGCAGTTTTGGATCCTGGCCCGAAGCAAGACGTTCACCTGGAAAACCTATTCCGCGTTTTTTCTGGTGGGGGCTTGGGTAATCCCCTTTATCACCCAGGGGTTTGTGGCCATCATTCACCTCCTCTTCGGCGGGGAGCCCTCCGATTGGTGGAGCATCGCCGTGGTGACGCCGATTGTCGAGGAAATCTTCAAGCTGCTTCCCCTGTTCGTTTATCTGTGGCTTTCCCGACGGGCCACCGCCCTCAGCCTGAGCGATTACGCTCTGATCGGGGCGGCCGTCGGGGGTGGGTTTCAAATGATGGAGGAGGTGGCCCGCCGGCTGGCTTCCGGAAAAATCTGGGGCTACGGCTTCAGCATCTGGGACGGCCAGGTGATTCACTGGGAATTTTTCGACCTGTTTCCGGGGTATTTCGAGTCCAGCTATTTCGCCACCGAGATGATGTCCGGTCACGCCGTCATCACGGCCCTCACCGCCCTCGGCGTCGGTTTGGGAATCCGGTGGCGGCGCAAGGGCGGGCGCGCCTTTCTCCTCGTCCCCCTGTTTCTCCTGTTCTGGGCGGTCTTGGATCACGCCGTGTGGAACGACAGCGGAGGAGATCTGCCCGAATGGATCAACAAGCTCCACGATGCCTTGGGCAGCGGATATTATGCCGAGCCGGCTTTGCTGATCCTGCTGGCCCTGGGGATCTTTTTGGATTATCGGGACATGAACCGGATCGGCGACCGGTTGCCCCGGTTGCCGGGAGAACGGGTGATTCATCCCTTCGGGGAGCTTCGTCACCTGTTTTGGGCATTTTTGGCGGACCCGCGACTCTTGGCGCAGAGCCTGTTGTTTGTCCAGGACCGGAAACAGCTGGCCTTTTCCCTGCTGGGAGCCGAAACGGTCTTCGACAAAGGATATAAGCGGAAACGGGAAGAAGCATTGTCAAGGGGGCTGGACCGGCACCGGGAGCAGATGCTGGCGATCATCGGAACCTTCGCTCTCCTGGGACTGGTCCTGACGGTTGTGATTGCCGGAGCGGCCGCATCGGCGGAGACGGCCTGTTTCGCCTGCCTGTTCGATTCCCTGGCCAACTGGTGGGAGGGCCTGGACGGCTGGGAGCAGGGGCTGATCTTTCTCGGGGCCCTCGCCCTCGGCTGGTGGCTGTTCGGAGGACTCCAACTGGCTTTCACCATCCTCACCACCCTGATCAGCATCGCCGAAAACGGCCACGCCATCGCCCGTTTTCTCCGCAATCCCCTGGCGGAGACCCGGACCTGGTGGAACCAATGGTCCCGGCTTACCCCGGCACAGCGGCTGCAGGTGGCGGCATCGACGCTATTGAGCGCCGCCCTCCACCGCTTCGGGGGCGCGGCGATCAAGAAGACGATCCGGTTTGCGAAAAGGCATTACAATAGTGTTTTTCGTGCAGATAATGATTTTTACAGTAAGACTCGTCCCAGTCAAAGCGGAAAAACGGAAATTCCCAAGGCACATCTAGATGAAATGGGAAATCTCATTCCGGCTAATCCAAATGGTCGGGCAAGTATTACAGAACATATCCTTAACATCAATAAACATGATTCCCCCTATATATCGACGACGTCTGAACAAGGAATATCAAAACGATATGGAAAGCAACGAATTCAAATTGATTTGGATAAACTTCAAGAAGCGATTTCTAAAGGAGAAGTACAAGCAGAAATTATTGGACAAGATCGGATTATTCAGGAACTAAAACAAAGCTTAGAAATGAAGAAACAGGAACTGAATCAATTGATTCAAAGAGAGAATTATTCAAAAAGAAGGTATGATAAACTGATAGAAAGTATAATAAAACTGGAGAATGCTATTGAAAACACAAGGCGTGATAAGGAAATTTTGATCAAGGGAATTGTGCCTAATCGCTTTATATCAGGACCTGAAAATTTGAACTGA
- a CDS encoding ABC transporter ATP-binding protein, translated as MIRTENLSKRFGNVEAVKSLNLEVAEGTAYGFIGPNGAGKSTTMAILATLLAPSEGRAWIDGWDVTDHPDEVRRIIGYMPDFFGVYDRLTAEEYLAFFAAGYGIEPPRRGEVISRLLELVRLSDKRDAYVDHLSRGMKQRLGLARCLVHDPKLLILDEPASGLDPRARIEFRSVLRELKSMGKTIFISSHILPELADFCDAIGVMDRGRLVAAGNVQEIMDRYRGGRTVEIHLLEDADRAVKLLEKEEGITSLRVEERKLTVGMEGDEHRQAEILSRLIAEGISVYRFEEVATDIEDVFLKIAGNGEEKGP; from the coding sequence ATGATCCGAACGGAGAATCTGTCCAAACGGTTTGGGAATGTGGAGGCGGTCAAATCCCTCAACCTTGAAGTGGCTGAAGGAACGGCCTACGGGTTTATCGGTCCCAACGGCGCCGGCAAGTCGACGACCATGGCCATCTTGGCCACGCTGCTCGCCCCGAGCGAAGGCAGGGCCTGGATCGACGGATGGGATGTGACGGATCATCCCGACGAGGTGCGGCGCATAATCGGTTACATGCCCGATTTTTTCGGGGTGTACGACCGGTTGACCGCCGAGGAATATCTCGCCTTTTTCGCCGCTGGTTACGGAATTGAGCCGCCCCGGCGGGGGGAAGTGATCTCCAGGCTGTTGGAACTGGTCCGCCTGTCGGACAAACGGGACGCCTATGTGGATCACCTTTCCCGGGGGATGAAGCAGCGGTTGGGATTGGCCCGCTGTCTGGTTCATGATCCGAAGCTCCTCATCCTGGACGAACCGGCATCCGGACTGGATCCCCGTGCCCGGATCGAGTTTCGGTCCGTGCTGCGGGAATTGAAGTCGATGGGCAAGACGATTTTCATCAGTTCACACATCCTGCCGGAACTGGCCGATTTCTGCGATGCCATCGGCGTGATGGACCGGGGGAGACTGGTGGCCGCCGGGAATGTGCAGGAGATCATGGACCGCTATCGGGGAGGCCGGACCGTGGAAATCCATCTGCTGGAGGATGCGGATCGGGCGGTGAAATTGCTGGAAAAGGAAGAAGGGATCACCTCCCTCCGCGTGGAAGAGCGCAAGCTGACGGTGGGGATGGAGGGGGACGAGCATCGCCAGGCGGAGATTTTGTCCCGCCTGATCGCCGAAGGGATTTCCGTGTATCGATTTGAAGAAGTCGCCACAGACATTGAGGACGTTTTTTTGAAAATCGCGGGAAACGGGGAGGAAAAGGGTCCATGA
- a CDS encoding DUF3891 family protein, with amino-acid sequence MIVRKQGDRFVLFRQHDHALVSADFALKLKEIGRFHPSAVYAIAMHDVGWRLLDREVLWNEEEDRPYSFMDYPLGPKLPAYKAGIDRVAAEDAYAGCLCSMHYASFFEGVSDPAAVRFREEELERQERLKAGMKSEERDGLNRDLRLLKFCDHLSLFVCLNEPGQNRFPWFREGMDYFGRRLLPVWESPRQLRFSPNPFREPFTVTIPYRVVNAAREPEEEGQLSIDVVC; translated from the coding sequence GTGATTGTTCGGAAGCAGGGGGATCGGTTTGTTCTGTTTCGCCAGCACGACCATGCCCTGGTTTCCGCCGATTTTGCGCTTAAACTGAAAGAGATCGGCCGGTTTCACCCCTCCGCGGTCTATGCCATTGCCATGCATGATGTGGGTTGGCGGCTTCTGGACCGGGAGGTGTTGTGGAACGAGGAGGAGGATCGTCCCTATTCCTTCATGGACTATCCCCTCGGGCCCAAATTGCCCGCCTATAAAGCCGGGATCGACCGGGTGGCGGCGGAGGATGCGTATGCCGGCTGTCTGTGCAGCATGCATTACGCCTCCTTTTTCGAAGGGGTTTCGGACCCGGCGGCGGTCCGTTTCCGGGAGGAGGAGCTGGAGAGGCAGGAGCGGTTGAAGGCGGGGATGAAGAGCGAGGAGCGGGACGGATTGAATCGGGATCTTCGCCTCCTCAAGTTCTGCGACCACCTTTCCCTCTTTGTCTGCCTGAACGAGCCGGGACAAAACCGCTTTCCCTGGTTCCGGGAGGGCATGGATTATTTCGGCCGGAGGCTGCTTCCGGTCTGGGAAAGCCCCCGGCAGTTGCGCTTCTCTCCAAACCCCTTCCGGGAGCCCTTCACCGTCACGATTCCCTATCGGGTCGTCAATGCGGCGAGGGAGCCGGAGGAAGAGGGACAGCTGTCCATCGACGTGGTTTGCTGA
- a CDS encoding SDR family NAD(P)-dependent oxidoreductase, with translation MHRKSVGKTVLITGASTGIGAELAKRFAEGGFDLILVARNRDKLERLAEEAGRRFGVSVRVVVKDLSEPAACGELIRELEEAGIEVHVLVNNAGIGVYGPFAETDWEREREMIRLNIEALTRLTKAFLPGMLRRGEGKILNVASTAAFQPGPLMSVYYASKAYVLSFTEAIAEEVRGTGVTVTALCPGPTRTEFGSRAGFGTSRLFQRGEMDAETVAREGFRGLMSGRRVAIPGLSNRLLVGSVRFLPRGLITRIMKRIQKTREVRDGT, from the coding sequence ATGCACCGGAAAAGCGTTGGAAAAACGGTCCTGATCACCGGCGCCTCGACGGGCATCGGGGCCGAGTTGGCAAAACGGTTTGCCGAAGGCGGATTTGATCTGATTCTGGTCGCCCGCAACCGGGACAAGCTGGAGCGGCTGGCGGAAGAAGCGGGAAGGCGCTTCGGCGTTTCCGTCCGGGTGGTCGTCAAGGATCTGTCCGAACCCGCCGCGTGCGGGGAATTGATTCGGGAGCTGGAAGAAGCGGGGATCGAGGTTCACGTCTTGGTCAACAACGCCGGAATCGGTGTGTACGGTCCGTTTGCGGAGACGGACTGGGAGAGGGAACGGGAAATGATCCGGTTGAACATCGAAGCGCTCACCCGGTTGACCAAGGCGTTTCTCCCCGGCATGCTCCGGCGGGGGGAGGGGAAAATTCTCAATGTGGCCTCCACCGCCGCGTTTCAGCCGGGCCCTCTGATGTCGGTCTATTATGCTTCCAAGGCCTATGTCCTTTCCTTTACCGAAGCGATTGCGGAGGAGGTCCGGGGGACGGGGGTGACGGTGACGGCCCTTTGCCCCGGCCCCACCCGGACGGAATTCGGTTCCCGGGCGGGGTTTGGAACGTCCAGACTGTTCCAGCGCGGTGAAATGGATGCGGAGACCGTCGCCCGGGAGGGTTTCCGGGGGCTCATGTCCGGCCGGCGGGTGGCGATCCCCGGGCTGTCCAATCGCTTGCTGGTCGGTTCGGTCCGGTTTTTGCCCCGCGGGCTGATCACGAGGATCATGAAAAGGATTCAGAAAACGCGGGAGGTCCGGGACGGAACGTGA
- a CDS encoding helix-turn-helix transcriptional regulator has protein sequence MTSKINTMARSFQRSPLALAILVLLAEEPMHPYRMQRLIKERGKDLVINVQRRASLYQTIRQLLRAGLIRVRETSREENRPERTVYELTEKGLKTARDWLKEMLSFPKEEFPEFPAALSLLPLLEVGEVLRCLEEREAALAEKLSRLDSILREEGPALPRLFLLEIEYLHFMLEAEVKWVRSLIGDLRSGRIAWDEEWLRRQADSGKGDD, from the coding sequence ATGACTAGTAAAATAAATACCATGGCACGGTCGTTTCAACGTTCACCCTTGGCATTGGCCATCCTCGTGCTCCTTGCGGAGGAACCCATGCATCCTTACCGGATGCAGCGGCTGATCAAGGAGCGCGGCAAGGATCTGGTCATCAATGTTCAGCGGAGGGCGAGCCTCTACCAAACCATCCGGCAATTACTCCGGGCCGGACTCATCCGGGTCAGGGAGACTTCCCGGGAAGAGAACCGGCCGGAACGGACCGTTTATGAGTTGACCGAAAAGGGTCTCAAAACGGCCCGGGATTGGCTCAAGGAGATGCTTTCTTTCCCGAAGGAGGAGTTTCCCGAATTTCCGGCGGCCCTCTCCCTCCTTCCCCTGCTGGAGGTCGGCGAAGTTCTGCGCTGCCTGGAGGAGCGGGAGGCTGCCCTCGCCGAAAAATTGTCCCGCCTTGACAGCATCCTTCGCGAGGAGGGGCCGGCATTGCCCCGGCTGTTTTTGTTGGAGATTGAATATCTGCACTTCATGCTGGAGGCGGAGGTGAAATGGGTCCGTTCCCTGATCGGCGATTTGCGCTCCGGCCGGATCGCCTGGGACGAAGAATGGCTTCGGAGGCAAGCGGATTCCGGGAAGGGGGATGACTGA
- a CDS encoding class I SAM-dependent methyltransferase, with the protein MAVKTPKGYKGIGMNGVIATWYARNTKKSIEEYKKDAQKVAEGLSGGEEILELAPGPGYLSIELAKLGNFRITGLDISETFVEIARKNAREAGVGIDFRHGDASSMPFADHSFDFIVCRAAFKNFSRPVTALDEMHRVLKPGGRALILDLRGDVSREAVEKHVREDLGLSGINRLMTRWAFEFMLIKRAYTKEAFEQLVSKSRFKTCDIRESTISLEVWLQK; encoded by the coding sequence ATGGCCGTAAAAACCCCGAAGGGATACAAGGGAATCGGCATGAATGGCGTGATCGCCACGTGGTATGCCCGCAACACCAAGAAGAGCATCGAAGAATACAAAAAGGACGCCCAAAAGGTGGCGGAAGGGCTGTCAGGAGGGGAGGAGATTCTCGAACTGGCTCCGGGACCGGGGTATTTGTCCATCGAGTTGGCGAAGCTCGGCAATTTTCGCATCACCGGTTTGGATATCAGCGAGACGTTTGTCGAAATCGCCCGGAAAAATGCCCGGGAAGCCGGTGTGGGTATCGATTTTCGCCACGGGGACGCCTCCTCCATGCCCTTTGCGGATCATTCCTTTGATTTCATCGTGTGCCGGGCGGCCTTCAAAAACTTTTCCCGGCCGGTCACGGCCCTGGACGAGATGCACCGAGTGCTGAAGCCCGGGGGCCGGGCGCTGATTCTGGATTTGCGGGGGGATGTTTCCCGGGAAGCCGTCGAAAAGCATGTGAGAGAAGATCTGGGGCTGAGCGGAATCAACCGGCTCATGACCCGATGGGCCTTCGAGTTCATGCTCATCAAACGGGCTTATACCAAAGAGGCCTTCGAGCAGTTGGTCTCGAAGAGCCGATTCAAGACCTGCGACATTCGCGAAAGCACCATCAGCCTGGAGGTATGGCTGCAGAAGTGA
- a CDS encoding pseudouridine-5'-phosphate glycosidase, with amino-acid sequence MNFLHLSEEVRRAKEENRPVVALESTIVAHGMPYPDNLNTAREVEAIIRDHGAVPATIAILDGKIRVGLAEDELRFLAKHDGVEKVSRRDLPHVIATGKPGATTVAATMICARMAGIDVFVTGGIGGVHRQAEKTMDISADLQELARTDVAVVCAGAKSVLDIGLTLEYLETLGVPVIGVGTEEFPAFYCRSSGYPVDVRLDTPEEIARVIHTKWELGLQGGLVIANPIPEADALEEETMERIIADALREAEAAGISGKRVTPFLLDRIKTLTGGDSLRANIALVKHNARVGAQIARALHPLRHGRS; translated from the coding sequence ATGAATTTCTTGCATTTGTCGGAGGAGGTCCGCAGGGCGAAGGAGGAGAACCGCCCCGTCGTCGCCCTGGAATCCACCATCGTCGCCCACGGCATGCCGTATCCGGACAATCTGAATACGGCGCGGGAGGTGGAGGCGATCATCCGCGATCACGGGGCGGTGCCGGCGACGATTGCCATCCTCGACGGGAAGATCAGGGTGGGTCTTGCCGAAGACGAACTGCGGTTCTTGGCGAAACATGACGGAGTGGAGAAGGTGAGCCGGCGGGACCTTCCCCATGTGATCGCCACCGGCAAGCCCGGGGCCACCACCGTCGCCGCCACGATGATCTGCGCCCGGATGGCCGGGATTGACGTGTTCGTCACCGGCGGCATCGGCGGGGTGCACCGTCAGGCGGAGAAGACGATGGATATCTCCGCCGACCTGCAGGAGCTGGCCCGGACGGACGTGGCGGTGGTCTGCGCCGGGGCGAAATCGGTGCTGGACATCGGACTGACCTTGGAATATCTGGAAACCCTCGGCGTCCCGGTCATCGGCGTGGGGACGGAGGAATTTCCCGCCTTTTACTGCCGCTCCAGCGGCTATCCCGTCGATGTGCGCCTGGACACGCCGGAGGAGATCGCCCGGGTGATTCACACCAAGTGGGAACTGGGGCTTCAGGGCGGCCTCGTCATTGCCAATCCGATCCCGGAAGCGGACGCCCTGGAGGAAGAAACCATGGAGCGCATCATCGCCGACGCCCTGCGCGAGGCGGAGGCGGCAGGGATTTCCGGCAAGCGGGTGACGCCCTTTTTGCTGGACCGGATCAAAACCCTGACCGGCGGCGACAGCCTGCGCGCCAACATCGCCCTCGTCAAACACAATGCCCGGGTGGGGGCGCAGATCGCCCGGGCCCTGCACCCGCTGCGTCACGGGCGGTCGTAG
- a CDS encoding DinB family protein, with protein MHHDLKPVPGMAPIVGLLYATVEDTYRRLKQRVKGMSQEELDYKGPFGDLNSTGQLIRHLAVVDLHWVYRLRGEPVPRDLQEAYGPMFDRQGKIPAVSGVPLEELLESYDRVQTWFRDVCLGLTDDDLDRVVDYEDGKTATIRWGIWHIADHSRYHQAQIAWLRKWWRQGRNKG; from the coding sequence ATGCATCACGATCTGAAACCGGTCCCGGGGATGGCCCCGATCGTCGGCCTCCTTTACGCAACCGTGGAGGATACATACCGGAGACTGAAGCAACGGGTGAAGGGGATGTCCCAGGAGGAGCTGGACTATAAGGGGCCCTTCGGGGACCTCAACAGCACAGGACAGTTGATCCGTCACTTGGCGGTGGTGGATCTCCATTGGGTTTACCGCCTCCGGGGAGAGCCGGTTCCCCGGGATTTGCAGGAAGCCTACGGTCCCATGTTTGACCGGCAGGGGAAGATTCCTGCCGTGTCCGGGGTGCCCCTGGAGGAACTGCTGGAGTCCTACGACCGGGTTCAGACATGGTTCCGGGACGTATGCCTTGGGCTGACAGACGATGACCTGGACCGGGTGGTCGATTATGAAGACGGGAAAACGGCCACCATCCGCTGGGGAATCTGGCACATCGCCGACCACAGCCGTTACCATCAGGCCCAAATCGCCTGGCTTCGGAAATGGTGGCGTCAAGGGAGGAACAAGGGATGA
- a CDS encoding ABC transporter permease → MNRWPQVWDDPVLNKEVRQRMRFSRTPWIVFLYLGIMGFLIFTYMFLMEKEQFLNSEENRFLFMGLALIHLMILAFVVPGLTAGTISGERERQTLSVLLTLPLSSSGIIFSKWLASIAFVILLIVASLPLYASVFLFGGVSPGEILYTFVHLLITVCFLGALGVFVSTQIRRTGPAMVTAYVAVAMILVGIPVLMFFIALLYDRFLWDSPHHLPLPFELLAGLHPVITQLAVFFGEHMGLGLQWRIDIYWMYVSAYALLTVGLLVAASYFLSPARWKKWSFFSSRSSLKKGPKDPG, encoded by the coding sequence ATGAACCGATGGCCGCAGGTGTGGGATGATCCGGTGCTGAACAAGGAAGTTCGCCAGCGGATGCGATTTTCCCGGACCCCCTGGATTGTGTTCCTTTATCTGGGCATCATGGGGTTTTTGATCTTCACCTATATGTTTTTGATGGAAAAGGAACAGTTTCTTAATTCGGAAGAAAACCGGTTTCTGTTCATGGGGCTGGCGCTGATCCATCTGATGATCCTCGCCTTCGTCGTTCCCGGCTTGACCGCCGGGACGATCAGCGGGGAGCGGGAGCGGCAGACGCTTTCCGTGCTGTTGACGCTGCCCCTTTCATCCAGCGGGATCATCTTCAGCAAGTGGTTGGCCTCAATAGCCTTTGTGATCCTGCTGATCGTCGCCTCTCTTCCTCTTTACGCCTCCGTTTTTCTGTTCGGAGGCGTTTCCCCGGGGGAGATCCTTTATACCTTTGTTCATCTGCTGATCACGGTCTGCTTCTTGGGGGCGCTCGGCGTCTTTGTTTCCACCCAGATCCGGCGGACGGGGCCGGCGATGGTGACCGCCTACGTCGCGGTGGCGATGATTTTGGTCGGCATTCCCGTGTTGATGTTTTTCATCGCCCTGTTGTACGATCGGTTTTTGTGGGACTCTCCTCACCATCTCCCGCTACCCTTTGAACTTTTGGCCGGCCTGCATCCCGTGATCACGCAGTTGGCCGTTTTTTTCGGGGAACATATGGGATTGGGTCTCCAGTGGCGGATCGACATCTATTGGATGTATGTTTCGGCCTATGCCCTTTTAACCGTTGGCTTGCTCGTCGCCGCCTCTTATTTTCTTTCCCCTGCCCGTTGGAAGAAATGGAGTTTCTTCTCCTCAAGGAGTTCTTTGAAAAAGGGCCCGAAAGATCCCGGATGA
- a CDS encoding NUDIX hydrolase, with the protein MYISELRKRIGSLPIIVAGATVVVMNEKGEILFQRRSDSFDWGLPGGAMEPGETLEETARRELKEETGLDAGALQLLGVFSGPRYYYRYPNGDEVYNVIALYRARPVRGTLQISDNESIDLRFFGKDRLPRLEKRAAALLEECGEQIWKKERDS; encoded by the coding sequence ATGTATATCTCGGAGCTCCGTAAAAGAATCGGCAGCCTTCCGATCATCGTCGCGGGCGCCACCGTGGTGGTGATGAACGAAAAAGGGGAGATCCTGTTTCAGCGCCGCTCCGACTCCTTCGACTGGGGTCTCCCCGGCGGCGCCATGGAACCCGGGGAAACCCTGGAAGAGACCGCCCGGCGCGAATTGAAGGAAGAGACCGGATTGGACGCCGGTGCGCTTCAACTCTTGGGCGTGTTCTCCGGCCCCCGGTATTATTATCGGTACCCCAACGGGGATGAAGTCTACAATGTCATCGCGCTGTACCGGGCTCGACCGGTCCGCGGAACGCTCCAGATCTCCGACAATGAAAGCATCGACCTCCGATTTTTCGGAAAGGACCGCCTGCCCCGGCTGGAAAAGCGGGCCGCAGCGCTGTTGGAGGAATGTGGGGAACAAATATGGAAAAAGGAACGGGATTCCTGA
- a CDS encoding aldehyde dehydrogenase family protein, which yields MGVIEMINPATGERLGELEETSPEAIERAMVHARKAFRRWGNLPLAERLDHINRLRRYIVDHADELAETVVRDTGKVHLEALMTEILLTVDFIKYYEKKAASILKPKKVSTPITLIGRRSWVEYRPMGVVAVISPWNYPFQLAMIPAISALVAGNAVLIKPSEVSPLTGLLIEKVFRKVGFPEDVVQVIHGGKEVGERLIQARPDKIFFTGSVATGKKVMAAAAEHLIPVDLELGGKDPMIVFADADLRRAANAAVWGAFTNAGQTCMAVERLYVESSVYETFVRMVKERTEALRLTEEGADVGSMTFPRQLDIVEAHLADAKEKGAKILCGGRRTGSDGLHFEPTVLTDVDHSMRIMREETFGPVLPIMPFDTEEEAIRLANDTPYGLNSSIWTKNRKKARRVAGRIEAGNVCINDVMINMANPGLPYGGVKWSGIGRYHGPEGLLSFCHRVSVISHPGRKKREINWYPYSERQTDAIRYLIRLLYGKGWNLSLKELLNLAVQFLRRK from the coding sequence ATGGGTGTCATTGAAATGATCAATCCGGCGACGGGTGAGCGCCTCGGAGAACTGGAGGAGACTTCTCCGGAAGCGATTGAGCGGGCCATGGTTCATGCGCGAAAGGCGTTTCGGCGTTGGGGGAATCTGCCCCTTGCGGAACGGTTGGATCACATCAACCGCCTTCGCCGCTATATCGTCGATCATGCCGATGAACTGGCGGAGACGGTGGTCAGGGACACGGGCAAAGTGCATCTGGAGGCGCTGATGACAGAAATTTTGCTGACGGTCGATTTTATAAAGTATTACGAAAAGAAGGCCGCCTCCATCCTGAAGCCGAAGAAGGTGTCGACACCGATCACCCTGATCGGCCGGCGCTCCTGGGTGGAGTACCGGCCGATGGGAGTGGTGGCCGTCATTTCTCCCTGGAATTACCCCTTTCAGTTGGCGATGATTCCGGCCATTTCCGCCCTGGTTGCCGGAAACGCCGTGCTGATCAAGCCGTCGGAGGTGTCCCCCCTCACGGGTCTTTTGATCGAGAAGGTCTTCCGGAAAGTCGGTTTTCCGGAAGATGTGGTGCAGGTGATCCACGGGGGAAAAGAGGTGGGGGAACGGCTGATCCAGGCGCGCCCGGACAAGATCTTTTTCACCGGCAGCGTCGCCACGGGGAAAAAGGTGATGGCCGCCGCCGCGGAGCATCTGATTCCCGTCGACCTGGAATTGGGCGGAAAGGATCCGATGATCGTCTTCGCCGACGCCGATCTGCGCCGGGCGGCGAACGCGGCGGTCTGGGGCGCCTTCACCAACGCCGGGCAAACCTGCATGGCGGTGGAGCGCCTTTACGTGGAGTCGTCGGTGTATGAGACGTTCGTCCGGATGGTGAAGGAACGGACGGAAGCCCTGCGGTTGACGGAAGAGGGGGCCGACGTGGGATCGATGACTTTCCCCCGGCAGTTGGACATCGTGGAGGCGCATCTTGCCGATGCGAAGGAGAAAGGGGCGAAAATCCTGTGCGGGGGGCGGAGAACCGGTTCCGACGGGCTCCATTTTGAACCGACGGTTTTGACGGATGTGGACCATTCGATGCGGATCATGCGGGAGGAAACCTTCGGACCGGTGTTGCCGATCATGCCCTTCGACACGGAGGAGGAAGCGATCCGGCTGGCCAACGACACGCCCTACGGCCTGAACAGCAGCATCTGGACGAAGAACCGCAAGAAAGCCCGCCGGGTTGCCGGGCGGATCGAAGCGGGGAACGTGTGCATCAACGACGTCATGATCAACATGGCGAATCCGGGCCTTCCCTACGGCGGGGTCAAGTGGAGCGGGATCGGCCGGTACCACGGTCCGGAGGGACTGTTGAGCTTCTGTCACCGGGTGTCGGTAATCTCCCACCCCGGGAGGAAAAAGCGGGAGATCAACTGGTATCCCTATTCCGAACGGCAGACGGATGCGATCCGATACCTGATCCGTTTGTTGTATGGAAAAGGATGGAATCTGTCGCTGAAGGAATTGCTCAATTTGGCGGTGCAGTTTTTGCGGCGGAAATAA